In one window of Stigmatopora argus isolate UIUO_Sarg chromosome 19, RoL_Sarg_1.0, whole genome shotgun sequence DNA:
- the otofa gene encoding otoferlin isoform X1, whose translation MMALTVHLKSVANLRGKGDRIAKVTFRGLPFYSRVAANCEDVAHFNQSFRWPIASTLDGNEMLEIQVYNYSKVFSNRLVGTFCMVLQKLAEEGHLRVTDTLIDDNNTSINTSVTIEIRYQSMDGTEGTWSNGEHLDVPDDRDGIFTFETDSLLSGQSQRSGASAKRSLQGSIPTFRKSGKTVFAAMKLGKIRSSKDDHKKDEPAVLDMEDLDKKAIRLAGMLEPDAISLASVTAVTTNISNKRSKPDIKMEPSSGRPVDYQISITIIEARQLIGLNMDPVVCVEIGDEKKYTSMKESTNCPYYNEYFVFDFHVPPDVMFDKIIKLSVIHSKNLLRSGTLVGNFKMDVGTVYHQPEHQFYHKWAILSDPIDITAGCKGYLKCDVAVVGKGDNIKTPHKANETDEDDIEGNLLLPEGIPAERQWARFYVKVYRAEGLPKMNTSIMANVKKAFIGENRDLVDPYVQVHFSGQKGKTSVQKSSYEPIWNEQIVFTELFPPLCKRIKVQIRDSDKVNDVAIGTHFIDLRKISNEGDKGFLPTQGPAWANMYGSTRQYTLMDEHQDLNDGLGEGVSFRARLLLSVGVEILDTTSPEIFSSTEVQVDSVSNISESATGKMEEFFLFGAFLEATMIDRKIGDKPITFEITIGNYGNQIDGISKPSSLRKRKKDGENNEEDSELIQNSSEDEADEEGDVDSVSCTPLMKPVITDRNYFHLPYFEKKPCVYIKSWWQDQRRRLYNSNMMDKIADKLEEGINDVQEIIKTEKAFPERRLRGVLEELSIGCSRFVNLANKDLNQAGRTKLDRERLKSCMRETESMGQQAKQMRTQVKKNTVRDKLKMVQNFLQRLRFLVDEPQHSIPDVFVWMMSNNKRIAYARIPSKDILFSLVDEETGKDCGKVKAVFLKLPGKKGFGPAGWTVQAKLELYLWLGLNKQRKDFLSGLPNGFEELTVAKTTPYLHSAPPVSLVYNMKQVFQLRAHMYQARSLFAADSSGLSDPFARVFFSTHSQVTEVLSETLCPTWDQLLVFDNVELFGEASELRDDPPIIVVEIYDQDTVGKAEFIGRTFAKPTIKMCDEVYGPSRFPPQLEYFQIYRGNCTAGELLAAFELLQVPFDGEEIRRALIAVHNFAVPQIKIGQGGTADLPPLEGPTDSEHGPIIAVPLGIRPVLSRYRIEVLFWGLRDLKRVNLAQVDRPRVDIECAGRGVQSVLIQNYKKNPNFSTLVKWFEVDLPENELLHPPLNIRVVDCRAFGRYTLVGSHAVTSLRRFLYCAPDNALSNWGSAAKLMNGYLVLTNGGFQHGFSPSLSSRTLSRSTGDIIVNMDSMEPAVRKMDTCVKLDATSDAVVKVDMIEDESNKKKKKKKKKGAVDEEDETDESVLDWWSKYFASIETMKEALRAQEAAMAEAEEREDLEIAAEGADIKCDDLVWKGSRMKERNKEKRNAKDKKKVHAVDGVEKRMVKPKVDEMMVYNKELENEYGQFEDWLHTFNLYRGKAGDNDEHALDDDRIVGRFKGSLCMYKLPLSEEITRDVGFDPNMGMFQSTPHNDPIHVLVRVYVVRATDLHPADINGKADPYVVIKLGKSEVRDKENYISKQLNPVFGKSFDIEATFPMESMLTVSVYDWDLVGTDDLIGETKIDLENRFYSKYRATCGISSTYSLHGYNVWRDRLKPTQILTKLCKEAKIDTPQYGPGGKVKVGNRIFVGPTEIEDENGLKKPSEEHLALTVLNHWEDIPRVGCRLVPEHVETRPLLNPDKPGIEQGRIEMWVDMFPTEAPLPGPAIDISPRKPKSFELRVIIWNTDDVILEDDAFLTGEKMSDIYVRGWLKGQQEDKQDTDVHYHSLTGEGNFNWRFVYPFDYLMAEEKIVISKKESMFSWDETEYKIPARLTLQVWDADHFSADDFLGAIELDLNRFPRGAKTSKQCSINLIRNEQELPSISIFKQKRVKGWWPFVARDENDEMELTGKVEAELHLVSAEEAEKSPVGLGRNEPDPLEKPNRPDTSFMWFLGPLKSIRYFLWNNYRWLILKVLGLILVLLMLGLFLYSIPGYLVKKMLGV comes from the exons ATGATGGCCCTCACGGTTCACCTCAAGTCGGTCGCCAACCTCCGGGGGAAAGGTGACCGCATCGCTAAAGTCACGTTTCGAG GGTTGCCATTCTACAGCCGTGTGGCGGCCAACTGTGAGGATGTGGCTCATTTCAATCAG AGCTTTCGGTGGCCAATTGCAAGCACATTAGATGGCAACGAGATGCTGGAGATCCAAGTTTACAATTACAGCAAAGTCTTCAGTAACAG ATTAGTGGGGACTTTCTGCATGGTGCTCCAGAAGTTGGCAGAGGAGGGACACCTCAGAGTGACAGACACACTTATAGATGATAATAACACATCCATAAAC accagcgTCACAATAGAAATCAGATACCAATCAATGGATGGCACAGAAGGCACATGGAGTAATGGCGAGCATCTGGATGTTCCCGACGACCGTGATGGGATTTTTACTTTTGAGACAGACAGCTTACTATCAGGGCAAAGCCAGCGATCGGGAGCATCGGCGAAAAGATCTCTGCAGGGATCCATACCGACGTTCAGAAA ATCAGGGAAAACAGTGTTTGCAGCTATGAAGCTGGGCAAGATCAGGAGCTCAAAAGATGACCACAAGAAAG ATGAGCCAGCAGTTCTGGACATGGAAGACCTAGATAAGAAGGCGATACGTCTTGCTGGAATGTTGGAACCGGACGCCATCTCTCTAGCATCTGTCACTGCCGTCACAACAAACATCTCCAATAAGAg gtcCAAACCAGATATCAAGATGGAACCGAGTTCAGGACGGCCAGTGGATTACCAG ATTAGCATCACAATCATCGAGGCCCGCCAGCTAATTGGCCTTAACATGGACCCTGTGGTGTGTGTGGAGATTGGCGATGAAAAGAAGTACACGTCCATGAAGGAATCCACCAATTGTCCATACTACAACGAG TATTTTGTCTTTGACTTTCATGTACCCCCAGATGTCATGTTTGATAAGATCATTAAGCTCTCG GTCATTCACTCTAAAAACCTTCTTCGAAGTGGAACACTGGTGGGAAACTTCAAGATGGATGTTGGGACTGTTTACCACCAGCCCG AGCACCAGTTCTATCACAAGTGGGCCATCCTCTCCGACCCTATTGACATCACAGCAGGCTGCAAAGGCTACCTGAAGTGCGATGTGGCTGTGGTGGGAAAAGGTGACAATATCAAGACCCCACACAAGGCCAACGAGACCGATGAGGATGATATTGAAGG GAACCTGCTTCTACCCGAAGGCATCCCGGCTGAACGTCAATGGGCCAGATTTTATGTTAAAGTCTACCGTGCCGAGGGTCTTCCTAAAATGAACACCAGCATAATGGCTAACGTAAAGAAGGCTTTCATAGGAGAGAATCGGGACCTGGTGGACCCTTATGTCCAAGTGCACTTTTCTGGGCAGAAA GGGAAGACTTCAGTGCAGAAAAGCAGTTATGAACCCATCTGGAATGAGCAAATTGTCTTCACTGAGCTGTTCCCTCCGCTTTGCAAACGTATCAAGGTCCAAATCCGTGACTCAGATAAGGTGAATGATGTTGCCATCGGCACCCACTTCATTGACCTGCGAAAAATATCTAATGAGGGTGACAAAG GGTTCTTGCCCACCCAGGGGCCAGCCTGGGCCAACATGTATGGATCTACACGTCAGTATACTCTAATGGACGAGCACCAGGACCTAAACGATGGACTGGGCGAAGGTGTATCCTTCCGAGCCCGTCTGCTCCTGTCAGTTGGTGTCGAAATCCTGGACACGACATCCCCGGAGATCTTCAGCTCCACTGAAGTGCAGGTGGATTCTGTCTCCAACATCTCAGAG AGCGCCACCGGAAAAATGGAGGAGTTCTTCCTCTTTGGAGCCTTCTTGGAAGCTACCATGATTGACCGAAAGATCGGTGACAAACCGATTACTTTTGAGATTACGATTG GTAACTACGGCAACCAAATAGATGGCATAAGCAAGCCATCATCTTTGAGGAAGAGGAAAAAGGACGGAGAAAATAATGAGGAGGACAGCGAACTCATCCAAAACTCCAGTGAGGATGAGGCCGATGAGGAAGGCGACGTGGATTCTGTCTCCTGCACACCCCTAATGAAGCCTGTCATCACAGACAG GAATTACTTCCACCTTCCATACTTTGAGAAGAAACCGTGTGTGTACATCAAAAGCTGGTGGCAGGACCAACGGCGACGACTGTACAACTCCAACATGATGGACAAGATTGCTGACAAGCTG GAGGAGGGCATAAACGATGTTCAagagatcattaagacagaaaaagcATTCCCAGAACGGCGACTCAGAGGAGTTCTAGAAGAACTGAGTATTGGGTGCAG TCGATTTGTGAATTTGGCTAACAAGGATCTAAACCAGGCAGGAAGAACCAAATTGGATCGGGAAAGACTCAAGTCCTGCATGAGGGAAACG GAAAGCATGGGCCAGCAGGCCAAACAGATGAGAACACAAGTGAAGAAAAACACAGTGAGAGACAAACTAAAGATGGTGCAAAACTTTCTACAGAGGCTTCGCTTCCTCGTTGACGAG CCACAGCATAGCATCCCAGATGTTTTCGTGTGGATGATGAGCAATAATAAACGCATCGCATATGCTCGCATTCCCTCTAAGGATATCCTTTTCTCACTTGTGGATGAGGAGACAGGGAAAGACTGTGGGAAAGTCAAAGCAGTGTTTCTAAAG CTGCCTGGTAAGAAGGGTTTTGGTCCAGCCGGTTGGACCGTTCAGGCTAAACTGGAGTTGTACTTGTGGCTTGGACTCAACAAGCAAAGGAAAGATTTCCTCAGTGGTCTTCCTAATGGATTTGAGGAACTTACAGTTGCTAAAACAACGCCCTATCTTCACTCGGCACCGCCTGTCAGCCTCGTGTATAACA TGAAGCAGGTTTTCCAGTTGCGAGCACATATGTACCAGGCGCGAAGCCTATTCGCCGCCGACAGCAGTGGCCTTTCCGACCCCTTTGCCAGGGTCTTCTTCTCCACGCATAGTCAGGTTACGGAG GTTCTGAGTGAAACCTTGTGCCCCACGTGGGACCAACTGCTAGTTTTTGATAACGTGGAGCTGTTTGGGGAGGCCAGCGAGCTAAGGGATGACCCGCCAATTATTGTGGTGGAAATTTACGACCAAGACACAGTG GGTAAGGCAGAGTTCATAGGTCGAACATTCGCCAAGCCAACCATAAAAATGTGTGACGAGGTCTACGGCCCCTCGAGGTTCCCGCCTCAGCTGGAGTACTTTCAGATTTACAGAGGCAACTGCACTGCTGGAGAACTACTAGCTGCCTTTGAGCTCCTTCAG GTACCTTTTGATGGAGAGGAAATTAGACGAGCTCTGATTGCTGTCCATAACTTTGCCGTTCCTCAGATAAAG ATTGGTCAAGGAGGGACGGCCGATCTCCCTCCCCTGGAAGGACCAACAGACTCCGAACATGGCCCAATCATAGCAGTTCCACTTGGGATTCGACCTGTCCTGAGCCGTTATCGCATTGAG GTCTTGTTTTGGGGCTTAAGGGATCTTAAGAGGGTTAACCTAGCCCAGGTGGATCGACCCAGAGTGGACATAGAGTGCGCTGGCAGAGGTGTTCAATCCGTCCTCATTCAAAACTACAAGAAGAATCCGAATTTCAGCACGTTGGTTAAATGGTTTGAAGTG GACCTCCCTGAGAATGAGCTCCTCCACCCTCCCCTCAACATAAGAGTGGTTGACTGTCGAGCATTTGGTCGCTACACTCTGGTGGGTTCCCACGCAGTCACGTCGCTGAGGCGTTTCCTCTACTGCGCTCCCGACAACGCATTAAGTAACTGGGGCAGTGCAG CTAAACTAATGAATGGCTACCTGGTCCTTACCAATGGAGGTTTCCAGCATGGCTTCTCACCCAGCCTTTCCTCCCGTACTCTCTCTCGCTCCACAGGCGACATTATCGTTAATATGGATTCCATGGAGCCAGCCGTCCGGAAAATGGACACGTGTGTCAAGTTAGATGCT ACATCTGATGCTGTTGTAAAAGTTGACATG ATTGAAGATGAGAGcaacaaaaagaagaagaaaaagaaaaaaaagggagcagTGGATGAAGAAGATGAGACAGATGAGAGCGTGCTGGACTGGTGGTCCAAATATTTTGCTTCCATAGAAACAATGAAAGAG GCCCTCAGAGCTCAAGAGGCAGCTATGGCTGAAGCCGAAGAAAGAGAAGACCTGGAAATTGCAGCTGAGGGGGCAG ATATCAAATGCGATGACCTTGTTTGGAAAGGCTCCAGGATGAAGGAGAGAAACAAGGAGAAGCGGAATGCCAAGGACAAGAAGAAGGTTCATGCTGTGGACGGAGTAGAGAAACGGATGGTTAAACCCAAAGTAGACGAGATGATG GTGTACAACAAGGAGCTGGAAAATGAATATGGCCAGTTTGAGGACTGGTTACATACTTTCAACCTATACAGAGGGAAAGCTGGAGACAACGATGAACACGCACTGGATGATGACCGGATCGTTGGACGGTTTAAG GGTTCCCTGTGTATGTACAAGCTACCATTATCAGAGGAGATCACAAGAGATGTGGGATTTGATCCAAACATGGGCATGTTCCAGAGCACTCCTCATAACGACCCCATTCACGTGCTTGTTCGAGTATATGTGGTTAGG GCCACAGATCTTCATCCAGCGGATATCAACGGGAAGGCAGACCCGTACGTGGTCATCAAGCTAGGAAAGTCCGAGGTCAGGGACAAAGAGAACTACATTTCCAAGCAACTCAATCCTGTGTTTGGCAA GTCCTTTGACATTGAAGCAACATTCCCCATGGAGTCCATGCTGACAGTGTCCGTATATGACTGGGATCTAGTTGGTACGGATGACCTGATTGGCGAGACCAAGATTGACCTAGAAAACCGCTTCTACAGCAAATACAGGGCCACCTGCGGAATTTCATCCACCTACTCTCT CCATGGGTACAATGTTTGGCGAGATCGTTTAAAGCCTACCCAGATTCTAACAAAGCTATGCAAGGAAGCCAAGATTGACACCCCCCAGTATGGACCAGGAGGGAAAGTCAAGGTGGGCAACCGCATCTTTGTGGGACCAACAGAGATTGAGGATGAAAACG GTCTGAAAAAGCCAAGTGAGGAGCATTTGGCGCTGACGGTGCTGAACCACTGGGAAGACATACCCCGGGTGGGCTGCCGACTTGTTCCGGAACATGTGGAGACCAGACCCCTCCTGAACCCAGATAAACCGGGAATCGAGCAG GGTCGTATCGAAATGTGGGTCGACATGTTTCCTACGGAAGCACCACTTCCGGGACCTGCCATTGACATATCGCCGCGGAAGCCTAAAAG CTTTGAGCTACGTGTTATTATTTGGAACACTGATGACGTAATTCTAGAGGACGATGCTTTCCTGACAGGAGAGAAGATGTCTGACATCTATGTCAGGGg CTGGCTTAAGGGGCAGCAGGAAGACAAGCAGGACACAGATGTGCACTACCACTCCCTGACCGGAGAGGGAAACTTCAACTGGCGCTTCGTCTACCCCTTTGATTACCTCATGGCCGAGGAAAAGATTGTCATCTCCAAGAAAGAATCTATGTTTTCTTGGGATGAGACAGAGTACAAGATTCCGGCTCGCCTCACCCTGCAGGTGTGGGACGCCGACCACTTCTCTGCTGATGACTTCCTGG GTGCCATCGAACTGGACCTTAACCGCTTCCCTCGTGGGGCCAAGACTTCGAAGCAGTGCTCCATCAACTTGATCCGAAATGAGCAGGAACTTCCATCCATTTCTATCTTCAAGCAAAAGAGAGTCAAGGGATGGTGGCCATTTGTGGCCCGTGACGAAAATGATGAGATGGAGCTGACG GGAAAAGTAGAGGCTGAACTCCATTTGGTCAGTGCTGAGGAGGCAGAGAAAAGTCCAGTGGGACTTGGGCGAAATGAGCCTGATCCACTAGAGAAACCAAA TCGGCCAGATACAAGCTTCATGTGGTTCCTGGGCCCTCTCAAGTCCATTCGCTACTTTCTGTGGAACAACTATCGTTGGCTGATCCTCAAAGTGCTGGGCCTCATTCTGGTGCTCCTCATGCTGGGCCTCTTCCTCTACTCCATTCCTGGCTACCTGGTCAAGAAGATGCTGGGGGTCTGA